The window CTTATCGACGCCCTCGTCGGCGCGGGGATAAGGGTGGTCGGTCCGAAACGGGTCGACACCATGACCCTCTACGCGCCGCTGACCCGGGGGGAGGAGTTGGAGCTAAGCGAACAGCCGCGCCGCTCGGCCAAGGAGACGTTCTTTCCGCCCTGCGAGGAGATTCTGAGCTTCGAGCGGCAGGGGACGAATACCAGCGTCCGCGATCCGGACCTCTCCCGCCTGCCGGCCACGGTGCTGATCGGCCCGCGCCCCTGCGACGCGGCGGCGCCGGAAATCCTCGACGCGGTCTTTTCCTGGGACTATCAGGATGACTTTTTTCTCGAACGACGGCGCAAGATGACCATCGTCGGCATCGCCTGCACCCGCGCCGATGACGCCTGCTTCTGCACGGCGGTCGGTCTGGCTCCCGACAACCGCGAGGGCTCCGACCTCTTCCTCATCCCGCTGGAAGGGGGCGGCTATGCCGCCGAGGCCCTGACCGACAAAGGGGCGGCCCTGCTGGAGCGCCACGGCGAACTCTTCACCCAGGCCGAAAGCGCGCCGCGCCTGCCCCTGGCGGAACCCCACGCGGCAGAATTGGACCTGGCAAAAATCAAGGATTGGCTGGACGGGCACTTCGAAAGCCCCTTCTGGCGGGAAATCGCCGCCCACTGCATCGGCTGCGGCGCCTGTGCTTTCCTCTGCCCGGCCTGCCACTGCTTCGACATCGTCGACGAGGGGAGCGAGGCCAAAGGCTGCCGGCGCAAATCCTGGGACGCCTGCGGCTTCGGCAAATTCACCCTGCACGCCTCCGCCCACAATCCCCGCGATGCCCAAGCCAACCGCTACCGCAACCGGGTTATGCACAAGTTCAAGTACTACCACGACAAGTTCGGCCGCACTCTGTGCACCGGCTGCGGCCGCTGCATCCGCGCCTGCCCCGTCGGCATCGACCTCGCGGCGGTGCTGGAAGACATTAACACTAAAGGATAAAGGTGCGAGGAACGAGGTTCGAGGAAAAGCTTATCCTCGGTCCTCGGTCCTCGTTCCTCGGACCTCAAAACATGCATTTTCCTGATAAAAACATCTACAAGCCTCATCTTGCCGTTATCGAGGCGACCATTGACGAGACCTACGACGTGCGCACCTTTCGCTTGGTCTTTCAGGACGAGCGCATCCGCGACAGCTTCACTTTCCGTTCCGGCCAGTTCGCCGAATATTCGGCTTTTGGTTACGGCGAGGCGACCTTCTGCATCGCCTCGTCGCCGACCCGCACCGGCGCCATCGAGTGCTGCTTCCGCGCCGCCGGGCGGGTCACCGAGGCGCTGCGGCGACTGGAGGTGGGGGATACCATCGGCGTGCGCGGTCCCTACGGCAACTCCTTCCCTATCGAGGAGTTTTACGGCAAGAATCTGGTCTTTGTCGCCGGCGGCATCGCCCTCCCCCCCCTGCGCACCCTGATCTGGAACTGCCTCGACCAGCGGGAGAACTTTGGCGACATCACCATCGTCTACGGCGCCAAGAGCGAAGCGGATCTGGTTTACAAACGGGAATTGGCGGAGTGGCAGGAGCGCGCCGACGTGCGTCTGGTGAAGACCGTCGATCCCGGCGGCGACGGCCCGGGCTGGGACGGCAAGGTCGGCTTCGTGCCGACGGTGCTGGAAGAGGCGGCGCCCGCCGCCGAGAACAGCATCGCCCTGGTCTGCGGGCCGCCGATCATGATAAAGTTCACCCTGCCGGTGCTGGAAAAACTCGGCTTCGCCGACGACGCCATCTACACCACCCTGGAAAACCGCATGAAATGCGGCCTCGGCAAGTGCGGCCGCTGCAACGTCGGCAACGTCTACGTCTGCAAAGACGGCCCGGTTTTCACCGCCGCCCAGGTCAAAGTCATGCCCCAGGAGTTTTGAGGAGAATCCCCTTCCGATACAGAAAAAGCCGGCCGCTCGGAGATGCACCGAGCGGCCGGCTTTTTTGTTATATCAGCGACCGACACTGTCAGTAATGGTAGCGACACTGAGCGATGAAAATCGCGTTCTCCGTGACTTTATAGACCAGACGATGCTCCCGGTCGATCCGCCGCGACCAGTAGCCGGCCCAATGGTGTTTGAGGGGTTCCGGATCGCCGATCCCGGTAAAGGGTTGCCGCTTGATCTCGGTGAGCAGCGTGTTGATCCGCTTCAGCGTCTTCTTATCCGTCTGCTGCCAGTACAGATAATCCTCCCAAGCCTTTTCCGCCCAGGACAGAATCATTCTTCAATCAACTCGTGCCGTTGCGCGCATCCAGCCTCGATTTCGGCGATGGCCTGATTCAGGCGCGCGGCATTTTTCGGGCTGGCCATCAGATAGGCGGTTTCTTCGTAGGCCTGAAAATCCTCCAGGCTGATGACCACGGCGGGCTTGCCGTTTTGGCGGGTAACCAGAACCGGCTTGTGATCGTCATTGACCTTGTCCAGGACACGGGCAAGGTTGCTTCGGAAAGACGAATAATTGATGGTGTCCATGGCGTTCTCCCTCTAAGTTTACGTACTCGAAATTGTACATGTACGCATAATTGTACGCAAGGGATTTATCGAAACGACAGACAACCTTGGCGGGAATTCACCAGAGAACTTGCGTGCCGTAGTCCCTAAAGACGGGGTCAACGGTCACCACCGGGTAGCCGGTGATGAAGGACTGGGCGATAAGCATGCGATCGAAGGGGTCGCGATGGGGACCGGGGAGAGAGCCGGCCCTGAGACTCTGCTCGATGGTGATGGGCAATTCGAGAAAGCGGGCCTTGCGCAGGTAATGGGGCAGTCTGTGCGGCACGTCGCCGGCTTCAGGCAGTTTGCCGAGCCGGGCCTTGGTGGCGATTTCCCAGACCGAGGCGGCGCTGACCCAGATCCGCCGCTCCGGATCGGCGATGGCCTGGCGGGCGCACTCGGAAAGATGCGGATCGTCGAACAGCCACCAGAGCAACGCGTGGGTGTCAAGAATCAGCTCACTCAGGCTTCCCACGACGCCAGCTCCTCCTCGGGCAGGGGCTCGAAAAAAGCCTCCGT is drawn from Desulfuromonas acetexigens and contains these coding sequences:
- a CDS encoding Txe/YoeB family addiction module toxin, whose product is MILSWAEKAWEDYLYWQQTDKKTLKRINTLLTEIKRQPFTGIGDPEPLKHHWAGYWSRRIDREHRLVYKVTENAIFIAQCRYHY
- a CDS encoding type II toxin-antitoxin system Phd/YefM family antitoxin; translated protein: MDTINYSSFRSNLARVLDKVNDDHKPVLVTRQNGKPAVVISLEDFQAYEETAYLMASPKNAARLNQAIAEIEAGCAQRHELIEE
- a CDS encoding type II toxin-antitoxin system VapC family toxin translates to MGSLSELILDTHALLWWLFDDPHLSECARQAIADPERRIWVSAASVWEIATKARLGKLPEAGDVPHRLPHYLRKARFLELPITIEQSLRAGSLPGPHRDPFDRMLIAQSFITGYPVVTVDPVFRDYGTQVLW
- a CDS encoding 4Fe-4S dicluster domain-containing protein, with the protein product MPRTITAENLQALIDALVGAGIRVVGPKRVDTMTLYAPLTRGEELELSEQPRRSAKETFFPPCEEILSFERQGTNTSVRDPDLSRLPATVLIGPRPCDAAAPEILDAVFSWDYQDDFFLERRRKMTIVGIACTRADDACFCTAVGLAPDNREGSDLFLIPLEGGGYAAEALTDKGAALLERHGELFTQAESAPRLPLAEPHAAELDLAKIKDWLDGHFESPFWREIAAHCIGCGACAFLCPACHCFDIVDEGSEAKGCRRKSWDACGFGKFTLHASAHNPRDAQANRYRNRVMHKFKYYHDKFGRTLCTGCGRCIRACPVGIDLAAVLEDINTKG
- a CDS encoding FAD/NAD(P)-binding protein, which encodes MHFPDKNIYKPHLAVIEATIDETYDVRTFRLVFQDERIRDSFTFRSGQFAEYSAFGYGEATFCIASSPTRTGAIECCFRAAGRVTEALRRLEVGDTIGVRGPYGNSFPIEEFYGKNLVFVAGGIALPPLRTLIWNCLDQRENFGDITIVYGAKSEADLVYKRELAEWQERADVRLVKTVDPGGDGPGWDGKVGFVPTVLEEAAPAAENSIALVCGPPIMIKFTLPVLEKLGFADDAIYTTLENRMKCGLGKCGRCNVGNVYVCKDGPVFTAAQVKVMPQEF